The Amycolatopsis methanolica 239 nucleotide sequence TCGACGACGAGGCGGGCACCGGCGCCGTGGGCGATTTCCGCCAGCACCGCGAGGTCGGCGATGCCGAGCAGCGGGTTGGACGGCGTCTCGCACCAGATCAGCTTGGTTTCGGGACGGATAGCGGCACGGACCTCGTCCGGGTTCGACAGGTCCGCGACGCCGTATTCGACGCCCCACAGCTTCAGCACCTTGTCGATCAGCCGGAAGGTGCCGCCGTAGGCGTCGTTGCCCAGAACCAGGTGGTCGCCGGGCCGCAGCACGGTGCGCAGGACCGCGTCGGTGGCGGCCATGCCGGAGGCGAACGCCAGGCCGTGCCGCGCGCCCTCGAGCGAGGCAAGGGCCTGCTCCAGCGCGGTGCGCGTCGGGTTCGCGGTGCGGGAGTACTCGTAGTCACCCTCGCGGGTCCCCCCGACGCCGTCCTGCGCGTAGGTGGAGGTCTGGTAGATGGGCACGATGACCGCACCTGTCCGCGGGTCAGGCTCCTGACCTGCGTGGATGGCGCGCGTCTCGAAGCCGGAGCGGGAAAGGTCGTGCGTCATTTCCCCAGCCTACGACCAGCCCTGGGTCACCCATCGTCCGGTCGGCGGCAGGCACGCCAGCACCAGCGTGCCGATCGTCGGCACGCACAGCACGCCGACGTAGCCGAGCGGCACGTCGCCGTCGAGGAGGCCGAGGAAGTACACCCCGGAGGCGCCGAGCACCAGCACGAGCAGGTACACGAAGAGCGCCGCGGCCGCGCCGATGATCGTCGCGACGCGGCCGAACTCCTTGGCCAGCACGAGCCCGACCCCGCCGGTGATGAGGACCGCGGCGAGCACCAGGTGCGTGGCGAACGTCAGCAGGCTGCGCCCGAGGTCGCCGTCGCCGGCGAGCAGCACCGCGCCACCGGCGACGCCGACCAGGTGGAACAGGCCGCCGAGCAGGGCCAGGACGGCCGCCGTGATGCCGGCGCCGCCGCCGCGGGATGTCGCGGCCGCTTCGGATTGGGACGGAAAGGTCACCACTACCAACTACCAGCCGGGCGGTGCCGCAGGTACCGGAAGGTCCAGGGAAGCACCGCGAGGACGAACACGAGCGGGCCGCCGACCACCGCGCCGACCCGCACGAACGCGTCGTCGGGGGCGAAGCGGAACATGGCGGCGAAGAAGTCCCCGAAGTAGCCGGGGTAGAGCAGGACCGGTTCGCAGATCACCGCGGCGACCGCGAGAGGCCCGCCGACCAGCAGCAACACCCCGCCGGCGACCGCGCGGAAGAACGTGGTCAGCGCGCCGGCGAGCAGGACCAGCGCGGCGGCCGAGTAGACGCCGAGGACGCCGCGGACCTTGCCGTCCATGCCGGCGAAGCCGTAGTCGACGAAGAACTTCAGCGGCAGGTAGCCGAGTAGGCCGGCCAGCACCAGCCCGAGCAGGCCGGCGAGGATCGCGGTGGTCCCGCTGGGGCGCGGCTCGTGGCCGTTTCGACTCGTCACAGCGCCCCCGGGGGATCGGTCCGTTCCGGCGCTCACCCTAGCCGCGTTCCCGGCGCACGGACATCAACTGGGAAAAAGACGATGCCCCCGGCACGCGCCGGGGGCATCGTCGACAGATCAGCTGGTCACCACTGCTGGGGCGGCTGACCGGGCTGGCCGTACTGGCCAGGCTGCTGCGGCGGCTGGCCGTACTGACCCGGCTGCTGGCCGTACTGGCCGGGCTGACCGTAGCCGGGCTGCTGGCCGTACTGGCCGGGCTGACCGTAACCGGGCTGCTGCTGCGGCTGGCCGTACTGACCGGGCTGGCCGGGCTGCGGGAAGCCACCGCTCTGCGGGTTGGGCCCGCCGGGCTGGCCGTACTGGGGCTGGCCGTGGGGCTGCCCGAACTGACCGGGCTGACCCGGCTGCGGGAAGCCGCCGCTCTGCGGTCCACCGAAGCCACCGGGACCGCCGAAGCCGCCCGGGCCGCCCTGCTGGCCGCCACCCTCGCCGAGACCGACGAACTGCTTGGTCGCCGGGACCAGGCCGAGCACACCGATCGCCAGCACCACGATGCCGAAGATCAGATACATGATCGCCTTGCCGGGTGTGTCGATCTCGCTCGGGAACGCGGTCATGAATAGGATCGCGAACAGCAGGAGGAGGAACCCGCCGACCGCGGTGACGATCGGCGCGATCTTCTTCAGCGAGGCGCTGAGGCGCCCGGCGAGCGCGAGCAGCACGCCACCGCCCAGCGCCGCGAGGCCGCCGACCAGGATCATGATCAGGTAGAACCAAACCAGGCCCGGGCTCGGCAGACCGTACTGGTCGGCCTGCTCGCGGATCCCCTCGTACGCGTCCGAGTAGTCACTCGCGTCACCGAAGTCGACCAGGACGAAGATGGCCGAGAGGAGTCCCAGGAGCGCGGCGACACCGCCGGCGATGTAGCCGAAGAGCTGGTTGTTGCCCCCACGGGCGCCGCCGCCCTGCTGGGGGTAGCCCGGCGCGCCGAAGCCCTGCGGCTGGCCGAACCCACCCGACGGCGGGCCGTAGCCCTGCGGCGACTGGCCGTACGGGCCCGGCTGCTGCTGCCCGAAACCGGGCTGCTGCTGGCCGAAGCCCTGCTGCCCGAAGCCCTGCTGGGGGTTCACCGCGCCGGGATTCACTGCACTGGGGTTGTCCGCGGCGCTCGGCGGCGGCGAGTACGGGATGGCCGGCGGCTGGGAGCCCGGGGGCACCAGCTGCGTGGACTCCGCGCCCGGCTGCTCACCCGGGTTGACCTTCTGCGTGGCGTTCGGGTCCCCACCCGGCTGGACCACCTGGGTCGGCTCCGCGGTCTCGCCGAACGAGCCGCCCTCGGACGGCTGCTGCGACTGGCCGGGCTGCACGACCTGGGTCGGCTCCGACGAGCCGAACGGGTTGTCTTGCTGCTGCTGGGGACCGCTCGGCGGGCCCTGAGGCGGCTGACCGCCACCCCAAGGCTGGTTGGGCGGCTGCGGAGCGCTCATGTGGGTCTTGAACCCCCTCGAGAGGACTGACAGTGCGTATTCACATTGATCCGGGTGGCCACACGCTATCGGATACCGGTCATAGACGCTCGTAACGCCCCGACGGTTCCGCGCGATGAAGTCTGGTTCAGCGTCCGGCGAGGTAGCCCAGCAGGTCGTGCCTGGTGAGCACGCCGGCCGGCTTGCCGTCGACCAGCACCAGCGCGCCGTCCGCATTGGACAGGGCCTTCATCGCCGCGCCGACGCCCTCGCTGGCGCCGATGGTCGGCAGCGGCGGCGACATGTGCTTGTCCAGCCGGTCGGCGAGCTGGGCCTTCCCGGTGAACAGGGCCTCCAGCAGCTCCCGCTCGTTGACGGCGCCGACCACCTCGGCGGCCATCACCGGCGGCTCGGCGCTGACCACCGGCATCTGGCTGACGTCGAACTCGGCCAGGATCGCGACGGCCTCGGCGACCGTCTCGTTCGGGTGGGTGTGGACCAGGTCGGGCAGCGATCCGGTCTTGGCGCGCAGGACGTCGCCGACCGTGGCGCCGGAGGAGTCCGGCGGCAGGAAGCCGTAGCCGGCCATCCACTGGTCGTTGAAGACCTTGCCCAGGTAGCCGCGGCCGCCGTCGGGCAGGAGCACCACGATGACGTCGTCCGGGCCGAGCCGCTCCGCGAGCTTGAGCGCGGCCGCGACGGCCATCCCGCACGAGCCGCCGACCAGCAGGCCCTCCTCGAGCGCCAAACGCCGGGTGACGGCGAAGGACTCGGCGTCGGAGATGGCGATGATCTCGTCAGCGATGCCGCGGTCGTAGGTGTCCGGCCAGAAGTCCTCGCCGACGCCTTCGACCAGGTAGGGCCGCCCGGTGCCGCCGGAGTAGACCGAGCCCTCCGGGTCGGCGCCGACGACCTTGACGCGGCCCTGGGAGGCTTCCTTCAGGTAGCGGCCGGTGCCGGAGATCGTGCCGCCGGTGCCCACGCCCGCGACGAAGTGGGTGATCTTCCCGTCGGTCTGCTGCCAGATCTCGGGGCCGGTCGAGTGGTAGTGGCTCTCCGGGTTCTGCTGGTTGGCGTACTGGTTGGGCTTCCAGGCGCCCTCGATCTCCTGCACCAGCCGGTCGGAGACGGAGTAGTAGGAGTCCGGGTGCTCGGGCGGGACGGCGGTCGGGCACACCACGACGCGGGCGCCGTAGGCCTTCAGCACGTTGCGCTTGTCCTCGCTCACCTTGTCCGGGCAGACGAAGACGCACTGGTAGCCCTTGCGCTGGGCGACCATCGCCAGGCCGACGCCGGTGTTGCCGGAGGTCGGCTCCACGATGGTGCCGCCGGGCTTGAGCTCGCCGGAGGCCTCGGCGGCTTCGACCATCCGCAGCGCGATGCGGTCCTTCACGCTGCCGCCCGGGTTGAAGTACTCCACCTTCGCCAGCACGAGCGGCGCCAGGCCCTCGGTGAGGGAGTTCAGCTTGACCAGCGGGGTGTTGCCCACGAGATCGACGATGTGCTCGACGTAGTCCACGGCCCCACCCTAGACGTGGCAGTCGTCGCGTAGGGGTTTGACCGCACGCTCCCAAGGTGCAGGATGTGGGTAAGCACGCGCTTAGTCCGACCCGAAGGAGTGTCAAGCCATGCCTGAAGCCGTCATCGTCTCCGCGGCGCGTTCGCCGATCGGCCGCGCCGGGAAGGGCTCGCTGGTGAGCATGCGGCCGGACGACCTGGCCGCGCAGATGGTCCGCGCCGCACTGGACAAGGTGCCGCAGCTGGACCCGAAGGACATCGACGACCTCATGCTCGGCTGCGGCCTGCCCGGCGGCGAGTCGGGCTTCAACATGGGCCGCGCCGTCGCGGTCCAGCTCGGCTACGACCACCTGCCCGGCTGCACCATCACCCGCTACTGCTCCTCCAGCCTGCAGACCACCCGCATGGCGCTGCACGCGATCAAGGCGGGCGAGGGCGACGTGTTCATCTCCGCCGGCGTGGAGACGGTGTCGCGGTTCGCGAAGGGCAGCTCGGACTCCTGGCCCGACACGCACAACCCGCTGTTCGCCGACGCCGAGGCCCGCACCGCGAAGGTCGCGGCCGAGGGCAGCGACACCTGGGTGGACCCGCGTGAAAACGGGCAACTGCCCGACGTCTACATCGCGATGGGCCAGACCGCGGAGAACCTCGCGCGCCTGAAGAACGTCTCCCGCGAGGAGATGGACGAGTTCGGTGTGCGGTCGCAGAACCTGGCGGAGAAGGCCATCGCCGACGGGTTCTGGGCCAAGGACATCACGCCGGTGACCCTGCCCGACGGCACGGTCGTGTCGAAGGACGACGGCCCGCGCGCGGGCGTGACGATCGAGGGCGTGTCCGGCCTGAAGCCGGTGTTCCGTCCCGACGGCCGGGTCACCGCGGGCAACTGCTGCCCGCTCAACGACGGCGCCGCCGCGCTGGTGATCATGTCCGACACCAAGGCGAAGCAGCTCGGCATCACGCCGCTGGCGCGGGTCGTGTCGACCGGCGTGTCCGGCCTGTCGCCGGAGATCATGGGCTACGGCCCGGTCGAGGCGTCGCAGCGCGCGCTGGCCCGCGCCGGGATGTCCATCGGCGACATCGACCTGGTCGAGATCAACGAGGCGTTCGCCGCGCAGGTCATCCCGTCCTACAAGGACCTGGGCATCGACATCGAGCGGCTGAACGTCAACGGCGGCGCGATCGCCGTGGGCCACCCGTTCGGCATGACCGGCGCCCGCATCACCTCGACGCTGATCAACTCGCTGCAGCACCACGACAAGCAGTGGGGCCTGGAGACGATGTGCGTCGGCGGCGGCCAGGGCATGGCGATGGTGATCGAGCGACTGAGCTGACCCCGCACGCGAAAAGGGGCCCGGCTGCGTGCCGGGCCCCTTTTTCGGGTGCGTGGATCAGGCGCTGGCACCGTTCTTCGCGACCGCGCACATGGTGGTGGCGGGCTCGGAGTAGGTGACCGCGCCGTCGATTTCGAGGCCCTCGCAGGCGGCCTCGTCGGCCTGGCCGGTGACGATCTTGAGGAATTCGATCTCGGCCGTCGGGTCGGTGCAGGGGACCCGCTTGTAGCCGTCGGTCGACGACGTCACGTTGGCGAAGCAGTCGCCGTCGTGCGCGTTGATCATCAGGCAGAGCTTGTAGTCGCCGCGGCCGCTGACGCTGTACTCGTCGTAGTCGCCGGTCGGGCAGTTGTCGGACGCGTTGTCCAGCTTGACCGCGATCTTGACGTTCGCGTTCTGGTCGCCGCAGTCCTTCTTCGTCGGCTCGTCGCCGTTGGTCTTGAACTCGGTGATCTGCAGGCAGTCACCGACCGCGGCCGAGGCCGGGGACCCGACGAAGTTGATGATCGCGGCGATGCCGACACCGACGACCACGACGATCGGCAGGACGATCCGCAGCCAGGTGAGCTTGCTCTTCTTGGCGGGCTGGCCGGGCGGCGGGCCGAACGGCTGCCCCGGCGGGGGTCCGAACGCGCCGGGCTGACCGGGCTGACCCGGCGGCGGGAAGGCCGGCGGGGCGCCGGCGGGCTGCCCGAACTGGCCCGGCTGACCGGGCTGGCCCGGCTGGCCGAACGCGCCGGGAGCGCCCTGGTTACCGGCGGGCGGCTGGTTGCCGAAGGGCGCCGGCTGCCCTCCAGGCGCAGCCGGCGGTGGGGGGACGCTCACGCGAACCTCACAAGTGTGAACTGGACAGGAGTCCTCGTATCCAACACTGCGTAGTCAACGAGACGATCACCGGGCCACCGAAAGGGTGAGCACATAGCAGAAGGACACCCGGTTGGTAACCGGGTGTCCTTCTGTTGCGAGCAAGCCGTTCAGGCGATGTTGTCGAGGTGGCGAAGCCGCCTCACCACCCGAGCAACTAGCACCGCCGCGGGCTCCGAGGCGGCTCCTCGCGAGGACAGCGCCGACGTGGTGAATTGGACATTCATGAGTCGGTGATCCCACAGCGAGGGGCCGTCTCAGGTTCCGCCACCCGCACCGCCATGCAAACCGCCACTGTGCGTTCGCTAGTCGTTCTGCAGGTACGACAGGAGGCGGAGGATCTCCAGGTAGAGCCAGACCAGGGTGGTCATCAGACCGAACGCGGCGAACCACGCCCACTTGGCCGGCATCCCCTGGCGGATCATCTGGTCCGCCATGTCGAAGTCGAGCAGGAAGTTGAACGCCGCGACGCCGATCACGACCAGGCTGAAGATGATCGCGAGCGCGCCGCCGTCCCGCAGGCCCATGTTTACGCCGAACAGGCCGAGCACGAGGTTGGCGAGCATGAGGATCGCGACACCGGCGGTGGCGCCGATGATCCACTTCGTGAGCTTCGGCGTTACCTTCACGGCGCCGGTCTTGTAGACCACCAGCATCGCGACGAAGACACCCGCCGTGCCCAGGATCGCCTGCAGCGCGATGCCCGGGTAGATGAACTCGAAGAGCCCGGTGATCGCACCGAGGAAAACACCCTCGGCGGCCGAGTACAGCAGCGTCATCGGGCCGCTCGGCTTCTGCCGGAAGATCATGATCAGCGACAGCACCAGGCCGACGACCATGCCGCCGAGCATCAGCCCGACCACCGGGCCGAGCGCCTGCGCGTCGGCCTGGGTGTGGGCCCAGATCGCCGCGATCACACCGGTGACCAGTGCGGTGCCGAGGCTCGCGCCGGTCTTGATGACGACGTCGTCGACCGTCATGGGGCGTTCGGTTGCCGGCGCCTGCTGCGCGCCGTACCCCGACGGCATGCCGTAACCAGGCATGCCCTGGGGCTGGTTGAAGCCTACGTTCGGCCCGTAAGAGCCGTATCCCGCGCTGCCGGTGGGCAGGTTGCGGAACGCTGGGTTGCTTGTGGAACGCACCTGATCCTCCTGGATCTACTGGCACCTGCATCAGGTTCAACGTCGGCAGCGCCCTGCCGGTTCCCGTCAAGTAAAGGCGACTTTACTCGCGTCCACCGATCGTTCCGGGGGCCCCGTGCACTATGACTGTGGTCACGACGGCCACGGCGGCGGACAATGCAGCCGGGCGACGACGGCGGAGGGCAGGCACATGACCGGGTATTTCGTGACCGGGGCGACCGGGCTGATCGGACGCCAGTTCACCCCGCTGCTGCTCGCGAGGGCGGAGGTCGACCGGGTGTTCCTGCTGGTCCGCGAGAAGTCGCGGGAGCGGCTGGCGGACCTGGTCAACGGGTGGCCGCACCCGGAGAAGGTGACGCTGGTCGACGGTGACATCGGCCGCGAAGACCTTGGCATCGCCGAAGACGTGCGCGCCCAGCTGCGGGGCCGGGTCGACGGTCTGGTCCACCTGGCCGCGCTCTACGACCTCACGGCCGACGACGCCACCAGCGTCAAGGCCAACGTCGACGGCACGCGCCACGTGCTCGACCTGGCCGCGGACATCGGCGCCGGTTGTCTGCACCACGTGTCGTCGGTGGCCGTGGCCGGTGACCACGAGGGCGTGTTCACCGAGGACATGTTCGACACCGGCCAGCGCCTGCCGACGCCGTACCACCGGACGAAGTTCGAGGCCGAGCGGCTGGTGCGGCAGCAGTCCGAGGTGCCGTGGCGGGTGTACCGGCCCGCCGTCGTGGTCGGCCACTCGCAGACCGGCGAGATGGACAAGATCGACGGCCCGTACTACCTCTTCCCCGCGATCAGCAGGCTCGCCGCGCTGCCGAACGTGCCGCTCGCCGGCCCGGACCTCGGCGACACGAACGTCGTCCCGGTCGACTACGTGGCCAGGGCGCTGCTGGAGCTGGTCGTCAAGCCGGGTCTGGACGGGCGCGCGTTCCACCTGGTCAGCCCGGAACCGCAGTCGGTGATCCGCGTATACAACGCCTTCGCCCGCGCGGCCGGGGCGCCGACGATCAACGTCGAGCTGGACCGGCGGCTGTCCCGCGGCCTGCTGAAGCTGGCCCGGCTGACCGAGCACGTGCCAGGCGTCACGATCACCCGCGACGCGTTCCTGGAGCGCCTCGGCATTCCGGCCGTCCTGCTGGACACGCTGTCGTTCCCGTCGGTCTTCGCCTCCGCCGCGACGCGCAAGGAGCTCGCGGCCAGCGGTGTCGACGTGCCCCGGATCGAGGACTACGCGCCCGCGCTGTGGCGGTACTGGCGCGAGCACCTCGACCCGTTCCGCGCCCGCAAGCACGGGCCGCGGGGCGAGCTGGACGGCCGCCGCGTGATCATCACCGGCGCGTCGTCGGGCATCGGGCGGGCGACCGCGCTGAAGGTGGCCGCCGAGGGCGGCGTGCCGCTGCTGGTCGCGCGGCGGGAGCCGGAGCTGGCGGAGGTGCGCGACGAGATCGTCGCCGCGGGCGGCTACGCCTCGATCTACCCGGCCGACCTGACCGACGAGGAGGCCGTGCGCAAGATCGTCGACCAGATGCTGGCCGAGCACGGGCGCATCGACATGCTGGTCAACAACGCCGGCCGGTCGATCCGCCGCTCGATCAAGCTGTCCTACGACCGCTTCCACGACTACGAGCGCGCGATGGCGATCAACTACTTCGGCGCGGTCCGGCTGATCCTCGCGGTGCTGCCGCACATGGCCGAGCGGAAGTTCGGACACGTGGTCAACGTGTCCTCGATCGGCGTGCAGGGCATCGCGCCGCGGTTCTCGGCGTACGTCGCGTCGAAGGCGGCGCTGGACTACTTCAGCAAGATCGCCGCGACCGAGACCCACGGTGACGGCATCACGTTCACGACCATCCACATGCCACTGGTCCGCACGCCGATGATCCGGCCGACGAAGATCTACGACGCGTTCCCGACGAAGTCGCCGGACCAGGCCGCGGGCATGGTGGTGCGCGCACTGAAGAACCGGCCCAAGCATCTCGGCACCCCGGAGGGGTATCTGATCCAGGCGGCGTACACGCTGCTGCCGGGGCTCGTCGACGCCATCGCGTACGAGGGTTACCGCGTCTTCCCCGATTCGACGGCCGCGGGCGGCAGTGGTGAGCTGCGGATCGGGAAGGGCGAGCGGCACCTGTCGCGCGCGGCGAACGCCCTCGTCAAACTCACCAGGGGTTTCCACTGGTGAGTGACACACCGGGCGTGGGCCTGACCGTGATAACGCGCTGTGCGCGGGTACGGTTTTCGCCATGGTCTCTGAGCGCGACAGCCTGCTCCCGTTGCGGCGTGAGTACAACCAGGTGTGGCACGGCTTCGACCGCGGCCAGGTGCTGCAGTACCTGGACCACGTCGAGGCGAACCTGCGCCGGGTGATGGCTGATCGCGACAACGCGATGGCCAAGGTGTCCAACCTGTCGCGCGAACTGGAGGCCGCGCGCGGGGAGATCGCGCGGCTGCGCAACCGGGTCGAGGAGCTGAAGCGGCCGCCGGAGCGGGTCGAGGACCTCGACGAGCGCATGCAGCGCACCGTGGAGCTGGCGGAGATGCGCGCCGAGGAGATCACGTCGCGCGCGCAGGTCGCGGCGGAGGAGCACTGGAGCGCGACGACCGAGCTGTCCGGGAAGCT carries:
- a CDS encoding LppU/SCO3897 family protein translates to MSVPPPPAAPGGQPAPFGNQPPAGNQGAPGAFGQPGQPGQPGQFGQPAGAPPAFPPPGQPGQPGAFGPPPGQPFGPPPGQPAKKSKLTWLRIVLPIVVVVGVGIAAIINFVGSPASAAVGDCLQITEFKTNGDEPTKKDCGDQNANVKIAVKLDNASDNCPTGDYDEYSVSGRGDYKLCLMINAHDGDCFANVTSSTDGYKRVPCTDPTAEIEFLKIVTGQADEAACEGLEIDGAVTYSEPATTMCAVAKNGASA
- a CDS encoding Bax inhibitor-1/YccA family membrane protein; this translates as MRSTSNPAFRNLPTGSAGYGSYGPNVGFNQPQGMPGYGMPSGYGAQQAPATERPMTVDDVVIKTGASLGTALVTGVIAAIWAHTQADAQALGPVVGLMLGGMVVGLVLSLIMIFRQKPSGPMTLLYSAAEGVFLGAITGLFEFIYPGIALQAILGTAGVFVAMLVVYKTGAVKVTPKLTKWIIGATAGVAILMLANLVLGLFGVNMGLRDGGALAIIFSLVVIGVAAFNFLLDFDMADQMIRQGMPAKWAWFAAFGLMTTLVWLYLEILRLLSYLQND
- a CDS encoding cystathionine beta-synthase — its product is MDYVEHIVDLVGNTPLVKLNSLTEGLAPLVLAKVEYFNPGGSVKDRIALRMVEAAEASGELKPGGTIVEPTSGNTGVGLAMVAQRKGYQCVFVCPDKVSEDKRNVLKAYGARVVVCPTAVPPEHPDSYYSVSDRLVQEIEGAWKPNQYANQQNPESHYHSTGPEIWQQTDGKITHFVAGVGTGGTISGTGRYLKEASQGRVKVVGADPEGSVYSGGTGRPYLVEGVGEDFWPDTYDRGIADEIIAISDAESFAVTRRLALEEGLLVGGSCGMAVAAALKLAERLGPDDVIVVLLPDGGRGYLGKVFNDQWMAGYGFLPPDSSGATVGDVLRAKTGSLPDLVHTHPNETVAEAVAILAEFDVSQMPVVSAEPPVMAAEVVGAVNERELLEALFTGKAQLADRLDKHMSPPLPTIGASEGVGAAMKALSNADGALVLVDGKPAGVLTRHDLLGYLAGR
- a CDS encoding acetyl-CoA C-acetyltransferase, translating into MPEAVIVSAARSPIGRAGKGSLVSMRPDDLAAQMVRAALDKVPQLDPKDIDDLMLGCGLPGGESGFNMGRAVAVQLGYDHLPGCTITRYCSSSLQTTRMALHAIKAGEGDVFISAGVETVSRFAKGSSDSWPDTHNPLFADAEARTAKVAAEGSDTWVDPRENGQLPDVYIAMGQTAENLARLKNVSREEMDEFGVRSQNLAEKAIADGFWAKDITPVTLPDGTVVSKDDGPRAGVTIEGVSGLKPVFRPDGRVTAGNCCPLNDGAAALVIMSDTKAKQLGITPLARVVSTGVSGLSPEIMGYGPVEASQRALARAGMSIGDIDLVEINEAFAAQVIPSYKDLGIDIERLNVNGGAIAVGHPFGMTGARITSTLINSLQHHDKQWGLETMCVGGGQGMAMVIERLS
- a CDS encoding SDR family oxidoreductase: MTGYFVTGATGLIGRQFTPLLLARAEVDRVFLLVREKSRERLADLVNGWPHPEKVTLVDGDIGREDLGIAEDVRAQLRGRVDGLVHLAALYDLTADDATSVKANVDGTRHVLDLAADIGAGCLHHVSSVAVAGDHEGVFTEDMFDTGQRLPTPYHRTKFEAERLVRQQSEVPWRVYRPAVVVGHSQTGEMDKIDGPYYLFPAISRLAALPNVPLAGPDLGDTNVVPVDYVARALLELVVKPGLDGRAFHLVSPEPQSVIRVYNAFARAAGAPTINVELDRRLSRGLLKLARLTEHVPGVTITRDAFLERLGIPAVLLDTLSFPSVFASAATRKELAASGVDVPRIEDYAPALWRYWREHLDPFRARKHGPRGELDGRRVIITGASSGIGRATALKVAAEGGVPLLVARREPELAEVRDEIVAAGGYASIYPADLTDEEAVRKIVDQMLAEHGRIDMLVNNAGRSIRRSIKLSYDRFHDYERAMAINYFGAVRLILAVLPHMAERKFGHVVNVSSIGVQGIAPRFSAYVASKAALDYFSKIAATETHGDGITFTTIHMPLVRTPMIRPTKIYDAFPTKSPDQAAGMVVRALKNRPKHLGTPEGYLIQAAYTLLPGLVDAIAYEGYRVFPDSTAAGGSGELRIGKGERHLSRAANALVKLTRGFHW